The Sorangiineae bacterium MSr11954 DNA segment GATGCCCTCCGCATTCCATGGCTCGTGTCCGGCGCCGTGCAGATCCTGCCGGAGCGCATCCTCCGAAAGGTCGACATAGCGGACCGGATGCCCGGCGGCCTCCGCGAGCACGCGGGCGATGTCTTCTCCGCGGTGTGCGGCCTCCGCCGTGAGCGTGTAGATCGCCTCGCGATGCGGCTCCGGCGCGCGCGCGACGGCGAGCAGAACGGCCGCGACGTCGTCGACGGCGACCTGCGTGATGCGCGCGCCGGCGAGCGGCGCGGGATAGTCGCCGGCGGTGACCGATGTCGCGAGCGCAAGGTTATTCTCCATGAAGAACGTCGGGCGCACGAATGTCCATGCCAGGCTGCTGGCGCGCAGCCGCTCCTCGCCCGTACGGTGCTGCGCCGCGAAGCGCGTCATGGCCTCGTCGGCGCGGTACCCCGAGAGCTTCACGACGTGCGTCACCCCCGCCTCCCGGGCCGCGTCGATCACGGCGACGTCGCGCGTGTCTTGATCGCGCAGCGGCGGCGAGACCAGGACCAGGGTGCGAGCTCCGTCGAGGGCGCGCGCGTACGTCGCGGGATCCGTGAAGTCGAAGGGGATCTCCCCGCGGCGGGCGAGGGGACGGATGGGGAGCCGGAGCCCCTGGGCCTGGGTTAAAAGTGCGGTGCCGACCTTACCGGTCGGCGCGGTGAGCGCGATGGTCATACCCGGAGGCTACCCCGCCAAGAAATTCACGAAAGTTGATGTATGGCAGGTCTATCCTTCACGCCATGAAGGTCTACGACCTCAATCACGCGCGCGCGCTTCATCATCTCCTCGAGGAGGCGCACGTGGCGCGCGCCGCTCGGAGGCTCGGGATCACGCCGGCCGCGGCGAGCAATGCGCTCCATCGGCTGCGCGTCGACTTCGAGGATCCGCTCCTCGTCCGCTCCGGCCGCGCCCTCGTGCGCACCCCGCGCGCCGAGAAGCTGCGGGCGCCGGCGCGCGAGATGATGGCGGCCGCGGAGCGCCTCTTCATGCAGGGACGGCCGTTCGATCCGGCGACCGCCGCCTGGGACTTCCTCCTCACGACCTCGGACCGGGTCGCCGAGCTGCTGCTCCCGACCCTCGATCGCTTTCTCCGCGAGCGCGCGCCGAGGGCGCGGCTCTCGGTGCGGACCACGATGGTGGACATCGGCTCGTTCCTCCGCGATCGCGGGGGCGTCGCGGTCGTGGACGGCCGGTCGCTCCTGCGCGATGGCGGGGGCGTCGCGGCCGTCCCCGAGCTCCGCAAGGATCCGGATCTGCGGTCGGAGCCCCTCTTCGACGAAGACCTCGTCTGCGTCTTACGGAGACGTCATCCGTTTGCCGGACGTCTCAGCCTCGCGCGCTTCGCCGCGCTCGAGCACGTCCTCGTCGCGCCGCTCGGGAGCACCCCGCGCGGCGTGATCGATACCCTGCTCGAAAAGCGCGGCCTCTCCCGCAAGGTGACGCGCGTGGTGATGGCGTTCTCGCTCGTGCTACCGCTCGTCGCGAAGTCGGATCGCGTCGCGGTGCTCCCGCGCACGCTCGCCGAGGCGCATGCGCGGAGCTTCGGCCTCGAGCTCCATCCCGTGCCGCTCCCCATCCCACGGGCGGAGATGATGCTCGCCTGGCACCTCGCAAACGAACAGGACCCAAAGCACGTCTGGGCCCGCGATCTCCTTCGCCATGCCGTGCGCGAGCTCGGCCTCTCCGCGACATGCCCGCCGCCGGCGCGGACGTCGCGCGGGCGCTGACCACGCCCGCGAGCTTCGACGTGTGACGCGTCGAGGTCGCGGTTATGGCGTCGCGAGCGCCGTTCGCCGCTCGAGCTCCGCAGGCGACGGGTTGTCCGCCCCGAGGGAGCCGGGCTTGACGGCGCCGTCGCGCTCGTATGTCGCGATGACCACACCGCGGGGCGAGGACGTCGACGCCGTAAGCTTCAAGCCCGCGGGGATCGTGCCGTCGCCGAACAGCCGCTTCCCGCTTCCCAACAACAAGGGGCAGATCCGCAGCTGGAACCGATCGATCAGGTCCGCCTTCAGCAGCTGCTGCGTCAGCTCGCTGCTGCCTTGGATCACCATCGGCGGGCCGTCCTGCTTCTTCAGCTCGCGCAGCTTTGCCACGACGTCCTGCCCGAGCCACTGCGTGTTCTTCCAGCTCAATCCCTCCGGGCGGTGGGTCGCCACGTACTTGGTGCACGCGTTGAATGCCTTCGCCGTGTGCACATGGGCCGCGTCGTAGCCCGGCTGCCCCGGCTCCATGGGGAAGTACGGCCAGTACGCCGCGAAGATGTCGTACGTAAACCGCCCCAACAGCAGATCGAACGGCTTGGTGAAATCCTCGCCCATCACCGCCCCCACGACCTCGTCGAAATAGGGCCACACCCACCCACCGAACTCGAATCCCCCCGTCGGGTCCTCTTCCGGAGCGCCCAGCGCCTGCATCACTCCGTCCAGACTCATGAACACCACCGCGTTGATTTTTCGCACGTGTTTCTCCTGGTTGGGCGCCCGCTTCGGCGCGTTCACCGGCACGTCGAACGAGCGACGCCTCGATCGACATCGCCAACCTGGGTTCGCGGCCCGCCGGGCGGAGATCCGGCGGGGAAGGGGAGCCGGCGAAAAAAATGTTTGACGAAGCAAGGCGGCAGGCCTAGAAAGCGCGGCTCCGAGTTCGGAGACGGATTCGGAACGCTCCCGAGCCCGCGTCGCCGTTAACGACGAAGAGCTCAATCCGCAAAGGGAGCCGGCGAAAAAAAAAAGGTTGACGAAGCAAAGCAGTCGACCTAGAAAGCGCGTCCCCGAGTTCGGAGACGAGCTTGGAACGGCTGGAGCCACCCGCCACCATCACGGTGGGTCGCCGAAAAAAAAGCCGATAAAAAGAGTCGACGAAACGAAAAAGTCGGCCTAGAAGACGCGGTCCCAAGTTACGGAGCAGCAACGCTCCCTCGGTCCTTGAAAACTGAATCGTACGCTCGCTTTTGATAAAAAGAAAGCGGGCTCCCGAGAGCGCGAGGTCCGGTTTGCTTCACTTCGAAGCGCCGTCGACCGAAGCGACTCTCAGAATCCGGAAGCGGTCAAACGCAACCGGGTTCGTTCCTGACAACGTCAGGTCACTGTCTTCGTCGAGTCGCTCGCGACTCAACGAGACAGAATCTCCAAAGTTTGCGCGTTTCACCCGCCCGCGAGGGCGACCGAAACGACGACAGATTTAACTGGAGAGTTTGATCCTGGCTCAGAACGAACGTTAGCGGCGCGCTTAACACATGCAAGTCGAACGAGAAAGGGCTTCGGCCCCGGTAAAGTGGCGCACGGGTGAGTAACACGTGGGTAACCTTCCCTTGAGCGGGGGATAACATTCCGAAAGGAGTGCTAATACCGCATAAGACCACGACCTCGAAAGAGGACGCGGTAAAAGCAGGCCTCTGTACACAAGCTTGCACTCAAGGATGGGCCCGCGGCCCATCAGCTAGTTGGTAGGGTAATGGCCTACCAAGGCTACGACGGGTAGCTGGTCTGAGAGGATGATCAGCCACACTGGAACTGAGACACGGTCCAGACTCCTACGGGAGGCAGCAGTGGGGAATCTTGCGCAATGGGCGAAAGCCTGACGCAGCGACGCCGCGTGAGTGATGAAGGCCTTCGGGTTGTAAAGCTCTGTGGGGAGAGACGAATAAGTGTTGGCTAATATCCAGCATGATGACGGTATCTCCTTAGCAAGCACCGGCTAACTCTGTGCCAGCAGCCGCGGTAAGACAGAGGGTGCAAACGTTGTTCGGAATTACTGGGCGTAAAGCGTGTGTAGGCGGCCAAGTAAGTCAGGTGTGAAAGCCCAGGGCTCAACCCTGGAAGTGCACTTGATACTGCCTGGCTCGAGTACTGGAGAGGTTGGTGGAATTCTCGGTGTAGAGGTGAAATTCGTAGATATCGAGAGGAACACCGGTGGCGAAGGCGGCCAACTGGACAGATACTGACGCTGAGACACGAAAGCGTGGGGAGCAAACAGGATTAGATACCCTGGTAGTCCACGCCGTAAACGATGGGTGCTAGGTGTCACGGGCTTTGACTCCTGTGGTGCCGAAGTAAACGCATTAAGCACCCCGCCTGGGAAGTACGGCCGCAAGGCTAAAACTCAAAGGAATTGACGGGGGCCCGCACAAGCGGTGGAGCATGTGGTTTAATTCGACGCAACGCGAAGAACCTTACCTGGGCTAGAAAGTATAGGAACCTGGTAGAAGTATCGGGGTGCTCTTCGGAGAACCTATAGTTAGGTGCTGCATGGCTGTCGTCAGCTCGTGTCGTGAGATGTTGGGTTAAGTCCCGCAACGAGCGCAACCCCTATCATTAGTTACCAGCGGGTCATGCCGGGAACTCTAATGAGACCGCCGACTTTCAAGTCGGAGGAAGGTGGGGATGACGTCAAGTCATCATGGCCCTTATGTCCAGGGCTACACACGTGCTACAATGGTCAGCACAAACCGTCGCGAACCCGTGAGGGGGAGCCAATCGGAAAAAACTGACCTCAGTACAGATAAAAGTCTGCAACTCGACTTTTTGAAGTTGGAATCGCTAGTAATCGCTGATCAGCAGGCAGCGGTGAATACGTTCCCGGGCCTTGTACACACCGCCCGTCACACCATGGGAGTCGTTTGCTCCAGAAGTGCCTGCGCCAACTCGCAAGAGAGGTAGGGCCCCAAGGAGTGAACGGTAACTGGGGTGAAGTCGTAACAAGGTAGCCGTAGGGGAACCTGCGGCTGGATCACCTCCTTTCTAAGGAGCTCTCGCAGCCAGTCTCAGACTCGGCGCGAAGCAACTAGAGTCAAAGCCCGCTTTCGATGTGTTCCTCTTGCGAGAGAGCCATCTGTCAGAGCAACTACAGCGTACGATTCAGTTTCCAGGGAGCGAGGGCGCTCCGGGAGCAAATGCAGCAGCCAGCGCCTCTAGTCATCGCATGGCACTGGCCGAAAGGGCCAGTAGCTCAGGTGGTTAGAGCGCACGCCTGATAAGCGTGAGGTCGGCAGTTCAACTCTGCCCTGGCCCACCATTCTGGCGGCCGGCGGTTGCGAGACTGCCTCCAGTCCAGAACACCCGTGTTCAGGGGCTGTAGCTCAGTTGGGAGAGCGCGGGCTTTGCAAGCCTGAGGTCATCGGTTCGATCCCGTTCAGCTCCACAAAGTTCAGGTTCGGTTGCAACGAAACACCGGCAACCGTTCTCCAAAGCGTCGAGGACGCAACGTCCTCCTTGTTCTATGACAATTGAATACGAGAAACACCCGAAAGGGCCGAAGTCGCCTGTGACTCAGCAATGAGCACCGGACGATGGAGGACGGGTGGATCTCGATGATCGTTTTTTCGTCCAGATTGGACCCACTGTAGGGGATTCAATCGGTAGCTAAAGAAGCGAGAAGACATACAGCGATTCTTCGCAAGTCGAATCCTGTGTGCGAGCTCGATGCGTGCCTTAGGGATACGGTTAAGCTACAAAGGGCGTATGGTGAATGCCTAGGCAGTCAGAAGCGATGAAGGACGTGGACAGCTGCGATAAGCTCCGGGGAGCTGCTAACAAGCCATAATCCGGAGATTTCCGAATGGGGAAACCCTCGGCCCGACAAGGGCCAAGCATCCAGTGAATACATAGCTGGTTGCGGCAAACCCAGGGAACTGAAACATCTAAGTACCTGGAGGAAAAGAAAGAAACCTCGATTCCCTGAGTAGCGGCGAGCGAACGGGGAAGAGCCCAAACCTCGAGACGCAAGTCTCGAGGGGTTGTAGGGCCTGCGACATCGGTGAGTCTTTATAGTCGAACGGCATGGAATGGCCGGCCAGAGACGGTGACAGCCCGGTAAGCGAAATGAAGACGAGCCGTAGCAGGTACCTGAGTACCGCAGGACACGTGCAATCCGGCGGGAATCCGCGGGGACCATCCCGCAAGGCTAAATATTACTGACTGACCGATAGTGAACTAGTACCGCGAGGGAAAGGTGAAAAGCACCCCGGCTAGGGGAGTGAAATAGTACCTGAAACCGTACGCCTACAAGCAGTGGGAGCACTATGCCGCCAACGCAAGAAGGTGGAATGTGTGACCGCGTACCTTTTGCATAATGGGCCTGCGAGTTACGTTACGTGGCAAGGTTAAGCCGCTAGGTGAAGCCGGAGCGAAAGCGAGTCCTAACAGGGCGTACAGTCGCGTGGCGTAGACCCGAAACCTTAGCGATCTATCCTTGGTCAGGTTGAAGGATTGGGTAACACCGTCTGGAGGACCGAACGCACTTAAGTTGAAAATTAAGGCGATGAACTGAGGATAGGAGTGAAAGGCTAATCAAGCTGGGAGATAGCTGGTTCTCCTCGAAATATATTGAGGTATAGCCTCGGACGAATACCGACGGAGGTAAAGCGCTGAATGGGCTAGGGGTCCTACCAGATTACCAAACCCAATCAAACTCTGAATGCCGTTGAGTAGTATCCGGGAGTCAGACAGTGCGAGATAAGTTGCATTGTCGAGAGGGAAAGAGCCCAGATCGTCAGCTAAGGTCCCAAAGTCTGACCTAAGTGTCAAAGGATGTGGAAGCGCATTGACAACCAGGAGGTTGGCTTAGAAGCAGCCATCCTTTAAAGAAAGCGTAATAGCTCACTGGTCAAGCGAATCCGCGCCGAAAATATAACGGGGCTAAAGGTCAGCACCGAAGCTACGGGCTCAGAAATGAGCGGTAGAGGAGTATTCTCAAGTAGATACACGTCGGACCGTGAGGACCGATATCGGACTTGAGAAGAGCTTATGCAGGCATGAGTAGCGATAAAGCAGATGAGAAATCTGCTCGCCGTAAGCCCAAGGTTTCCTGGGGAAGGATAATCCTCCCATGGGTTAGCCGGTACCTAAGCCGAGGCCGAGAGGCGTAGGTGATGGAGAACAGGTTAATATTCCTGTGCTACCGAGGATGGCGTTGAAGTAAGCAGGGACGGAGTAGGATAGGCCAAGCGCGGTGAATGGATCCGCGTTCAAGCCCGTAGGGTGTTCTGCCAGGACCCGAGAGGGACAAACAGCAGGACATGAGCCCGAGAGGTGATGAGGCGAAGCTTCGGCTTCGCAACTTGGTGATTCCACACTTCCAAGAAAATCTGCGTACAGAGCCACTTCGGTAACCGTACTGCAAACCGACTCAGGTGGGCGGGAAGAGTATTCCAAGGCGCGTGAGAGAACCCTGGTTAAGGAACTCGGCAAATTGACACCGTAACTTCGGGAGAAGGTGTGCCCTTTATCGTGAAGAGCTTCGCGCTCGGAGCGTTGGAGGGTTGCAGAGAAACGGCGGTTGTGACTGTTTACTAAAAACACAGGACTCTGCAAAGTCGTAAGACGACGTATAGGGTCTGATGCCTGCCCGGTGCTGGAAGGTTAAGGGGACACGTCAGCGCAAGCGAAGCGTCGAACCGAAGCCCCAGTAAACGGCGGCCGTAACTATAACGGTCCTAAGGTAGCGAAATTCCTTGTCGGGTAAGTTCCGACCTGCACGAATGGCATAACAACATCCGCGCTGTCTCGACCAGGGACTCAGCGAAATTGTATTGGGGGTGAAGATACCCTCTACCCGCGGCAAGACGGAAAGACCCCATGAACCTTTACTGCAACTTGGCAGTGAGTTTCGGGACATTCTGCGTAGGATAGGTGGGAGACTTTGAAGTCGGGCCTCTGGGTTCGATGGAGTCACCGTTGAAATACCACCCTGGATGTTCTGGGATTCTAACCTGCGCCCATGACCTGGGCGGGGGACACTGCCTGGTGGGCAGTTTGACTGGGGCGGTCGCCTCCTAAATCGTAACGGAGGCGTGCGAAGGTTCCCTCAGCCTGATTGGAAACCAGGCGTAGAGTGCAAACGCACAAGGGAGCTTAACTGCGAGACCGACAGGTCGAGCAGGTGCGAAAGCAGGCGTTAGTGATCCGGTGGTCCCGAATGGAAGGGCCATCGCTTATCGGATAAAAGGTACTCTGGGGATAACAGGCTGATCAC contains these protein-coding regions:
- a CDS encoding NAD(P)H-binding protein, translating into MTIALTAPTGKVGTALLTQAQGLRLPIRPLARRGEIPFDFTDPATYARALDGARTLVLVSPPLRDQDTRDVAVIDAAREAGVTHVVKLSGYRADEAMTRFAAQHRTGEERLRASSLAWTFVRPTFFMENNLALATSVTAGDYPAPLAGARITQVAVDDVAAVLLAVARAPEPHREAIYTLTAEAAHRGEDIARVLAEAAGHPVRYVDLSEDALRQDLHGAGHEPWNAEGILEAYRNVRAGGATMTTDDIRRVTGRAPIDFATWARRHAAAFRA
- a CDS encoding dihydrofolate reductase family protein, giving the protein MRKINAVVFMSLDGVMQALGAPEEDPTGGFEFGGWVWPYFDEVVGAVMGEDFTKPFDLLLGRFTYDIFAAYWPYFPMEPGQPGYDAAHVHTAKAFNACTKYVATHRPEGLSWKNTQWLGQDVVAKLRELKKQDGPPMVIQGSSELTQQLLKADLIDRFQLRICPLLLGSGKRLFGDGTIPAGLKLTASTSSPRGVVIATYERDGAVKPGSLGADNPSPAELERRTALATP
- a CDS encoding LysR substrate-binding domain-containing protein; translation: MKVYDLNHARALHHLLEEAHVARAARRLGITPAAASNALHRLRVDFEDPLLVRSGRALVRTPRAEKLRAPAREMMAAAERLFMQGRPFDPATAAWDFLLTTSDRVAELLLPTLDRFLRERAPRARLSVRTTMVDIGSFLRDRGGVAVVDGRSLLRDGGGVAAVPELRKDPDLRSEPLFDEDLVCVLRRRHPFAGRLSLARFAALEHVLVAPLGSTPRGVIDTLLEKRGLSRKVTRVVMAFSLVLPLVAKSDRVAVLPRTLAEAHARSFGLELHPVPLPIPRAEMMLAWHLANEQDPKHVWARDLLRHAVRELGLSATCPPPARTSRGR